CAGGAGTTCATTTTAACTGTTTATATAAAGATTAAAGAACacccaaaattaaataaacttttaacaACTCATTCGTAACTCAATTCTTATTAAAAAGTTATGGaaacaaatttcaaactaaaaaaccacagaaaattttaaaagaaggaCGATTTGCTTAGATTTACATAGTAGTACTGATCATGATAActagcaaaatatatttgccGTTATTAGTTTAGTTCGCTTTTTTGGAATATTGACTTCTCACTCactaactaaataaataatgagaaaaataaatgccgaGATAGAAAATAGCATCCAAGTGTTGATGAAAGATGGAAATTCGTCGGAAAAATATCCGAAAATTAACTATAAGCCAATGCATTGTGGTTAATGTTCTCCAGAGGCGCGGTATTGTATGTGACAGAATTGTCGGAGGATATCTGAAACTCCTCTCACACCAAGATGCACGTTCACTGGAACGGTATATGAGGAAAAATAGTATGGTAACACCAAACAAAGTTAAATAAAGTCAGCGAATGGATAGTGCTTAGAGCCTTGCTCGAGGCGGACTGGTATCAGCTAACCGGACCAAAAAAACTGGCCTTATcgaccaaaaatattaaagctcgtctagttttttccaaattttgtaaaaagtggagcGTTGAGCATTGGAAGTGTATGATTTGGTCAGACGAAGTGAAAATTAACCAATTTCAGTGCGACGCTATAAATTATTACTGGCAAAAGCATCGAAGACACAATTTCAAGCAGATGATAAAGCATGAAGAAGGGAGTTTGATGCCGTGGAGGTAAAAATAAAGAGCTCTGGACAAAGTCCTAAAAACACGTGAACAGCTAATTTTTGCCGGAGGGGCAAAACTGAGAAAACGAAGTAACGCATAAGTTTCTTACTTAatctcttttaatattttatttttagggtttttttaaatatttctttatacttttttatgaaattaagcACTCAATATTTCATTGAATTCGGTTCCGTTTTAGTATTATTGTATATAATGTTGGACATTTACTCGGTTTTGCTCGTTGCTGTACATATTCAGGCCCATACGTTTCAATACAAGGACTTCGATCTCGCTTCcggctaaattaaaaaaaaaacaaatttgtttcgGGTGTGTTTCTATCAttaaaaagcttttacaaatttttagtaaGACATTTGTCGGATAGCAATTGGGATTACTCTCAAGTGAACACATCGATATGAATAATGCATTGAGAAAGTTGCGGGATTTCATTAACTGTTCGGAAGTCACCGTTGATCGATTACGAACCTCAAAACtgtctttataaatatttattgggaatttcttttattaaagcACTTCCTAGTATTTAATTCAAACTTAACTGTAATGTCTCTCTATAACACTGCACTGGATTGTTATTgtaaattacaacaaacaatGCTATCTTATTTGATTTCCGCACACTTTTTGCAAATGAGTCCTTAACAGTTATTTCCTGTTGAATATTTACTTCCCGTTTGAGCAATGCGCGTGCAAAGTTTTTAATCGCGTCCTGACGCTGTCAATATCTAATCGCAACTGACTAAACACGCGTACAGTTGCGCGCAAAAATAACAAAGCACTGCGCATGCGTTAGCTCTCAGATGTCAATGTATGCGAACAATTTTGTTGTAACAATTttccacaataaaaaaaatacgtttttttacTTCTTGAAGTTGTGAACGCGTTCAAAATTCAAATGCGACTTCAATGTCGTCAGGCGTACAAGTCCAAGGCGATGTTGGCGTAATGGGATGCCGAAAGCCTGGCGTGGTGGCAAGAGTGTCAGGTTATGTAGTAGTTGGACGCTTTTACTTTTCAGGAAAAACCACTTTCAGCTTCGTTCGCAATCCCATgcgtatatacgtatgtatgtatacttgtatatccgGAGTGAGCCTGTGTGAACGGAACTCGAATGCGCTGCCGCAACACCAGTAGTACGCGCAACAGTTACAATTTGATATGTGGAAGCGCGCGTTGCCTGCTATCGATTTTCAGCCGCACGCGAATACGTTAAGTAGGAAAGAAGTTGCGCATGCGCGCCCAGCAATCATATTTATAAAGTTGTTGCCGCGGCGCAGAGTGAGTGAAAAGGCTAGATATTTGTGTATAGGCAGGTGTAGCGCCACCGTAAGCAGCCGTTGCTCTCGCTGGCCGGTCATGAACGTTTGGCTGCTGACCAGCATCTTCGATTGCGCATgttgcaattgtttttgttgcatttcttTAGCTCTGTCATAACACCTGAGTTCAGACGTGTGCCCAACTTTCTTTTGCATGCATTTTATTAGCAATGCATGGCTCTCGGTGCGGCCGGTGTTGCTGACCACTAAGTTGGATGAAAGTGCAAGATCGTTTTTGTTACTTTGCTTTCCTTCGTCATTCGCGTGGCGATTTTTTGCAGTTACTTTTCTCATGCACTCGtttttatgaagaaaaattCACTTCGCTAGAAAAATCCACTTCAACGGCGATGCATTCAGTGCCGTTGAAGCGATTTGCGGATAAGATTACGGTACGAGCGCGGTTCGGTAAACTGCTGTCTTATTGGTTACAAAATCTCGTTCAGCCTTTTTCCTGCGGCTAAAGCCTTTTAGATTgtcaaaacatttattttggaagggttgttgttgtagcgacagaaaaCATTTCCTTGACCGGCTAAAAATCCAGACCCGTTCCAGTTATGTAGATTCGACATTCACGGGAGTGGATtccgaatattttattttaatctttgTGGAGTTAGAATAGATGTAAAACGGTTTGGCTAATAAATGCAATCCCCAACACCGGCAGACCTATGTATAACTGTTGCCGACTTTAACGCACTGAAAAAGTGGCCGGATCTAtggttcaaaaattcaaaagcaaCACTCTGAAGATGAAAAGAGTCGCGTAGAGGAAATAAGTGATATTCGAGTATACACCAACcagaaacatattttaaaaggcCCAAAAATGCTTTGGTCGTTCGAAAAGATGATGCTTAAAGAGTTCAGTAGTTATTCCACTAAAATTATGCCATTCATTTAAGTATGTATTCTATGTAATATTGATAAATCCGTTAACGAAATATCCCTCAACAGAAGTAGAGTAGAAGTTATGTTATGAAATACTGCAAGCGTTTTATGTTGATGAAGCTACACAGAGCCTGAGCAACGAGGACATTAATAAAATCTTTCAATCGGTTATAAttctaaaaaaggaaagaaatgttgcaagattattttatttaaagcacATATTCTCGCTATAATAAGAAATATGGACTTAGCAGACAGCTCTCGTAACTAACAGGTCGTTGTATTACGTGCATGACAGTGTAACATTTAAACTCTTTAAGTTTCAGTCATGTTCCGTCATTTTTGCGTTATAAATTATTGAGTTAATGACTAAATAATGAGtattttttgattgattttaatttactttacaCTTTCCTAATTTAGTTAGgaatttttaacgaaaattttgAGCTTCTTCAGTGTCTACTCGAGCGATTCCTCCAATGGCAGATGGCGTTGCCGTTCATTTTAGGTGAAAATAACTTCAagtatcttttaaacggttgagAATTATTGTGACCTTGATGGCACCTAGAATGGAGAAATAAGATAGTCTAACACATGTAATATTCGTATATAGTTTAAAGTAAAAGGTAATTATAAGAACAACCTTATAATTGAATTGGATCTCCTATAACcgaattgattttgaaaaaattgttcatgcTTCCCTAACAGTAGGTCAGAAGGTTCATCTTAAACACTGTCAATCCATcggtaaatatatacatatggcgAACCGAAGTCCTGTTATCTCAAAACCAAGTATTCGAAAAAGGTTTCATTAACTAAAAGGGATCTAAGATGAATACAGAAATTTGTCAGATTAGAGTGATTTACCATATCGGTAGGATTCACCATAGCCTCGATAAACACTGGCCCTTGATGAAACTGCATGgccaaaagtttttttaagttcatcgatgcactgttgctgaaACAATCCACAtccaaagttgtaaaaaataattgcgcgaaaatgtttgcaatttatattaattttttttgcctaataagaatattttaagttactgtaaacaacacaaatagcgcttaTATGTCAAAATGTTCTGAGTATGTGTAACATGTgtatgtcaaactttacgataaagtgagttgccagattgtaACACTAGGGTTGTAAAATCTTGAAATATAAAGGTCATACGTAGATATATCCCTAATGGAAAATCTCGTAGTGCATTGCAGCTAGTAAGAAGTCAGGCTTCTGTTTTAAGGAGCACACCTAGTggggtatttaaaaaaaaaactttttcatatttttattatatctttaaaaatagtataccaaaatttaaaattttaccattttttgaTGGCATTGTATGACAGAGTTCAATTCACAAATCCAATGTTCACGAATTAAATTGGGAATAACTTGGAAATTTCATCAGATGTACCGAGTTATTGAATTGTGTTTAGCTTAGGCTTAAATTCAGCCGCTTGCGGTTAAACATATGGAAGCCCcttttaaccaaaaaacatTAATCAAGGCAGTTCTTCTGTCACAGGCACTTTTCCTCTGGAAGTggtttacaatatattttctttgGGAACCTATAgttaatttgaaagtttttataagTGAAATCCTGATTTGAAAACAATGGAGAACAGAGAGGTTACTTACttggaataataataattgggtGAATACGACTacggtaaataaaaatattatgagtAGTAGAGAAAACACAGTAGgatgttttaatttcaatttcgcgcgaaaacccacactttgaagtatttttttctaagtACATAGGTATGACTCTCACTGAAATCTGTGCAAAATGTCTagtcaaaataatcattagtgtttagtatacgcttgtcttaacagtcaaagatcttactgacatggttggaatatcagaaggatcagtgaaaatcatttgaATCTAAGAAAAGCGAAAGcccgattggttccaaaattactaaattttttgatgAATGCTTTCCGAccaccaggatgtcatgaaatatattattactgGCTATGAGGATCTATGCTTACGGCTAGGAATTAGAGATCGAATATCGTAGCAAAGGTGATCCGAAGTATAAAAAATCTCGTCGAAGCAGGTCAAAactcaaggttatgttgacaattttcttcgattatctaGTGTGGTGCACTCGGAATTCCTCGGAATTCctttcgaccggccaaactgtcaacaaggaatactgtTTCAGTGGTATGTGTAGTTTGCGTGAAGCtcttcgtaaaaagaggcccgatttatgggccgacaactgtTGGTTTTTGCACCGCGATAATTCACCGTCGCATACCGCGATAGAAAAGTAAGAAACTTAAAATCGAACCCATTTGCTCAGTTTTGCACGTTCCGCAAACATTCGTATTCCTGCTGGTTTCAATACGGGGTCCATAGCCCTTTGATTTTTATGACGCTTTTAATACCTTTCGGCATGCTTTCAACAAGATTTTGCATATGATTTGTGGGGATTTGTTTCCACTCATATTGTACACGATGCTCCCAGGAGCTCTTTGATACTTTCGTATTCATCTTTTCATTATTGGGCACAAATTCTCAATGGGATTGTGCCCGCCAATCCATTAGCTGAAAACGGTGCTGGGATAACCATTCCTTAACTACTTTAATGTGTTTTGGatcgccgtcctgttggaagaTCACTTCGTGTTCAGGGTAGGCGCTTAAATCTATGAAGTCTGGCAAATTGGTCTGCAAAATGCTCAGGTAGTCATCTTTCTTCATTATACCAGTTATTTTGACAAAAGGACAAATACACCACCATATATAGCAATCCCATACCATCAAATTGCCTCCTCCGTGTTTAACGGTTTGTTTTGCATGATGCCTTTGGATACTTTCTTTAGGACGGTGTCAGTAATAGCTTATAGCAGGTAGTCATCTTTCTTCATTATACCAGTTATTTTGACAAAAGGACAAATACACCACCATGTATAGCAACCCCATACCATCAAATTGCCTCCTCCGTGTTTAACGGTTTTTTTTACATGATGCCTTTGGATACTTTCTTTAGGACGGTGTCAGTAATAGCTTATCCCATCAGGCTGAAATCGGTTAATCTTCACTTCGTCCGACCAAATCACTCGTTTCCTGTTCTCTTTGCTCCAATTTTTGTGTTGGTTGCAGAAAGCTAGACaagctttaatatttttcgtcGATAAAGCCGTTTCTTTTTCCTAATAGCTGATTACAACCCGATTCTGTTTAAAGCTCGTCGTGCAGCTTTTTTGGTGTCGTCGAACTGTTTTTCCGCATCTTTCGTTCCATTAAACGTGCATCAGAGTCCGTCAATAGGCCGACCGCCAGTTTGTCGCGTACGTACAATATTTCGCCTTTTTGGGACATCAACACTTATTTTTTTCATCCTGCCAATTAAATAGCGATGCTATCACTTCAAAcacttttttacaaataaaatataaagtaaagaGCGAGTAATGTTCAAATAAAGCATGAAAAACTAATAAcggcaaatatttttcatttgctcAATGTAACAGTACTTCTATATATGCGAAACGTGCAAAACTctgcaaatatgtattttttaaagttttgttcagttacttttttcatatttcaatattaaGTTATTTTGCAAGACTATTTTCTGTAAAATGTGCAACGAATAAAATACAAACCTTTTTTTTCGGTAGCGTATTTATAGaacttcaaaataaagttcgaaaaaatttgCGCGGTTTTGCACGCTATGGTAGTTCTTCCCTTATTTTATGGAATATAAATATCAACTCAAAGAATCATTTATGTCTAACTTGTCTCATATACACAATTCTTTAGGTCTGCAAGTTATTTGTCACTTCGAAAACTTTATCAGAAtttgatatttgaattttacaaaGTCGTAtcaaaatccaaacaaaataaaaataaccacCGCTGAAGTGATTTGAACGATCATCTGACAACTCCGCTAGGCAAGCAACAACTTATGTATACAAAAGCAATAACTATGAAACAGTTTTAAGATTAGCttttaaatttcgcaaaatatttaaaatgcgttCGATCATATTACTATTGGTCCTTTTAAACTGTCAGTTTTTCATCGCGCAAAGTTTCGACAACAATCGTATACAGGTAGGTGGACGCGTGTTAAAACCCTAAATGGACTCACTAAATATTCAATGCCCCCAACACAGGAGCAGCACAGAAAAATGAAGCGAATGTTGCCGCGCTTGTACTCACAATATTCAGAGGATTCCGAGGCGAGAGGCGAGCAAGAGGGCGGCGCAAACCGTTCAGAAGGTGAGTGCAAGCAAAACTCCATGATGGCgggaaatgcaaaacaaaaagccACAAGCATCGCACAAAAAGCAGCTCAAGAGGCTAAAGCCGCGTCCGAAGCCCAACAGGCGGCTGGCGAGGCTGCTGCACTTCAAGTGAAGGCACAACTTGCCGAAAAGGCTATGCAAGCTGCCAAAGCGGCCGAGGCAGCGCTTGCAGGCAAACAACAAATCGTCCAGCAGCTGCAGCAGGAAGTGCGCGAAGCCGAGGCGGTCGTGCAGGAGGAGAGTAGCTCACTACAGAACGCACAGCAGAATGTCAATGCTGCCGTCAGCTCGGCACAGCAAGCACAATCGCAATTGAAGACGCTCACGAAGGCGGTGCAGACAGCGCAAGCGAATGTCGGCAACGCCGAGCAGGCTGCCACTGGTGCACAGCAGGAATTCGCCGAGAAGACGCAACTGGTGGAGGCGGCTAAGATGCGTGTCGAACAGCTGTTGCGGCAGTTGAGTTCCGCCAGACAGGATTTCAATAAGACAAAGGATGCGGCCATGAAAGCGGCTGCAGCTGCGCACGAGGCTAAGGTGAATGCATCACCGACTGGTCGTTGCCGTCGTATGATGCGTGTGCCACGTAAGCGTCGGCTTGCTGTAGCGCCACAAGCGAAGCAgtgatacattttatttatatacatacttatatatatatatatatatatatttgttaaaatgtttatttttagtttagtcTTTTGTAAATCGATTCTCTTGAAAAGACGTGACTATTttttatctatatattttttgatatccaatatatataaatttttaagaaaagatTTATAGGAAGCCTTAAAGCTGGACTCAAAAGATATACAATACTTATTACAGCTTAAGATATATTAATCAGTCTCAAAGACCTTCTCATTGATTTCCATATTCAAAAACCTCTCTAATTTCAATGAGATTCCGAGCTGATTTGCAGAATGATCCATATTTCCCCTGTAAATATCCGAAGTGTGGTATAAAGAGTAATTCATTACCATTGAAAGTTATTGATGTAAGCCAAAAGCTCAGACCGAAATGATCAACTGCATTGCCGTGTACCAGCTCTGCACTACTTTACAATAGGCGTAACTTTTTGTCTCCAGTTTATAAAATTCACTCAGTTCTCTACACAGGTGACCGACCACCGAAATGGGTTCAGTTTGCAGGCTCGCCTAGGAAGTATAGTTCGAAAGTCTAAACCCTTTGAccatcctggcgttaaagtgcccaagcacgattttgacctCATAGCGGGGGCTGCTATCATGGGTGCACTCCAAAACATCTTTGGTGACATCGTCAATCTTTTCCGTGAAGGCGattatgttgaagaacttcgcttggATGGGGATTGTAGCTAGACGTTCATACATCGGTATGAATGACAGGACACGGCGACGgaatctctctcccaccacgaatcccacaccaaatttgcgctcctttatatggtcactgtagtaaaGGCCACAAGGACTTACTcctctcagtccttgtcccgtccaccGAACTTACTCTTACGAGGCATTTTTACTCCTTCagggacatcaaccagctgggcagcggaattttcccaattaaaggaccgGACATCCCAgctgcatgcccttaaatcaaaATCCTTAATACGTTTGCTGGTTGTCATTAAAAATAGGCTGTGTTCTACGTTTCATTGGGTTTGGCGCACGACCCTGGGGAGGGactcactttagcttgcctttaaacgaatgttttttagctacccagaggtctaagaccagaagtaaagaatcgtttctgtccACTCCGAAGTGAatagcgctcagagaactttcctcacctgCGTCTACACACGACTCCATCTacgtattatacatatgtatatgactatgtatattttactaaaataagtttatttcCAAAGCTTTTGTAGACCAATCCTTTGCATCATAGAGCCATACTTTCCCCTCTCTACTCTCCTTCACGATCTAAATTGTTTGAAACTATATTCTTTACAAACTCGTAAATGCCTCGTTGAAAAGGATCGAAAAATTTTTGCACTAAGTCATTTCCAAGCAATCAAATACGTTTTCTATAACAACCGTGGTATATATGTTCATTTATATAATTgtaaaatacagaaaaaatataaaaacattcaaCAGAAAAGGACGATTtcacaaaattgaaatatgttTCAGTTGTCAATTGTTGTTATGAACTCTAATGACGTTGTCGCTGTGCAAGTCGCAAGTGACGCTTTGCCATCATGCGATTGCCTGGCGATGAACGCCCACAACGATTTCCCGGATTCGCATTCTGTTTAGCTTCGTGCGCAGCGGCAGCCGCCTTCATAGCGGCCTCTTTAGTTTTGCCATAATCGTTGCGTGCCGAACTCAATTGACGCAATAATTGTTCCACACGACTCTTTGCTGCCTCCATTAGTTGCGTTTTCTCAGCCAAGTCCTGTTGTGCACCCTGTGCTGCCTGCTCTGCATTACCGACATTCACTTGTGCCATACTCACCGCTTTCGTGAGCGTCTTCAGCTGCTGCGCGGCATTTTGTGCCGCTTGCATGGCGGCGTTGACATTTTGTTGTGCATTTTGCAGCGAGCTACTCTGCTCTTGCACCACCGCCTCGGCTTCGCGCACTTCCTGCTGCAGCTGTTGTACGATTTGCTGCTTTCCCGCCAGTGCTGCTTCTGCGGCCTTTGCCGCAGCAACCGCCTTCTCGGCCAGCTGAGCCTTCACTTGCTGTGATGCTGCTTCGCCGGCCGCTGCTTGTGCATCTGAGGCGGCTTTGGCCTCTTTGGCGGCTTTCTGTGCGATATTAGTGGCTTTTTGCTTCGGATTACCCGAGGTGACGCCACTTTTCTTGCATTCATCATCCTTGTTGCCTTCGGAACCGCCGCTTCCACCCTCACCGGGCATGAGTTCGGCATACATATTTTGCAGCATGTGACGCGCATTGCGATGGTGCATCTGCAAACATAGTGGTATGGGTAAGTGGGTTTCGAGATTTTGAAGTGCTGTGTACGTACCCGCCTCTTGTTGTAACAGTGCTGTCCAACCGCCGAGTGCGCTGTTAAATAAATcagtaaaaatatacaaaaccaattcatatttattttccgataaaaaattctaatttcgACATCAAAACTTTGACGGCTTTGGCGATGTGAAGGGAATGGTTGAAATTGGTAACAAGTAGAGAGTTTATATTCGGACGCGTAAGAGCTTAGATGAGCTTAGGTTGTTGTAATGTTTAGTGAGTCAGGGGTTTCCATCGAACACAAATACACCATTACAATCTTTCCTAAAAGGGATGAGAGAGAAATACTTCAAAATAGTAAACTGAATGTTGGTATCTTATTGAACCGGCGCTTCCTAAACAAAACACCATCAGTGAATGTTCCACTGGGTTCCAAGCTTACTACGTTTTCAACCATAAGAAACTACTGatcatatttctgttaattcttttccataatttttgcaTCCGATATATTCTGTTTCAGACTTACATATTTCAAGATTCCAAAGTAGGGTAATACTAAACTCCCCTGAAAACAAGTCTTTAAAGGAAACTTGACGGCTGATCACTTGGCTATGAAAGTGGCGGCGCCAAGCCCATAGAACCGGAGGCAACTGGAGTGTGTTCACATATCAGCAAACTCGAGTTCCATAAGAAAAGAGATAATTAAAAGATCGGTACATGCTAAAAGGGTCAGAACTTCCACAAACCAAGCTTGGATATTTCCTGAAAAGGGTAACTTGCAGTGTTCGTAGAAACAAATTGGTTCTGAAGTGGAAGGCGTTCAGTAAGCCACAATCTAATGACGGGACATGCCAATACTCTTATTACAGCACATtgatgacaacgaaataatgaaGCACGAAGAGTTGTTAAGGGTTACAGAGAAGATCCAAAAGCCTCAACCTCAAATTGTGTCAAAACTTCACAACTAAAAGATGCGAGTCTTAAAAGAGTATTACAGAAAACAAATCAGCCAGTCTTGAAGATATATCTCGTCAtaagaattcacttttattaCAGTTAATTCCTTACTTAATTCGAGTGACGCCAACATTTAGCAGTCCAAAGGCGTATATAGCACCGTATCAGGATCTCGCCGTCATCAAAGTACTGTGCTTCTAGtaaaattatttgataaaaatctCAATAATTTTCAGAAAGACATTTTGACACCAGTCAATTTACAATTGAATACCGAAAGGAGAACTcaatattgtttatattttcttaattatatatacaaacatacaatatatgtaaCCACTTAGTAGATGcatctgaaaatatattttttgctctcGATAATAGTTTCGTTACAATTATTAACGGCGCGCGCCTACATTCATCAGGTGAGCACCATGAAATTCTATACATCCAGTCACAAGTTTTACGTCCACATCTCTCATGCTGTTAACAGCCACATCGCAAGAATGTCAAACGAATGATTCCGAGCCTCTACACCGACTTTTCGCTCGCTAACGAAGTGGGCGATAGTGGTGGGAGCGGTGGTAGCGACAGCGGCAGTGGTAGCAACAGTGGTGCCGCCGAAAAATGCAAGAACGAAATGAGTGCAGGCAGCGCCAAGCAGAAGGCTACCAATATCGCTCAGAAGGCAGCTAAGGAGGCTAAGGCTGCTTCGGACGCACAACAAGCGGCCGGTGAAGCCGCCTCCATGCAAGTCAAGGCACAGCTGGCTGAGAAAGCTATAGCGGCGGCAAAAGCGGCAGAGGCTGCGCTTGCCGGCAAACAGCAAATCGTACAACAACTCCAGAATGAGGTTCGCGAGGCTGAAGCAGTAGTACAGGAGCAGAGCACTTCTCTGCAGGACGCCCAACAAAATGTTAATGCCGCCATGCAGGCGGCGCAGAATGCGGCACAGCAGCTGAAAACACTCACGAAGGCGGTGGTTATGGCTCAGACGAATGTCGGCAATGCAGAACAGGCAGCACAGGGTGCACAACAGGAGCAAGCTGAAAAGACACAGCTCTTCGATGCCGCCAAGACACGTGTCGAACAGTTGTTGGGTCAGTTGAATGCGGCGCGCAATGATTATGCCAAAACGAAAGAGGCTGCCATGAAAGCGGCTGCTGCGGCACATGAAGCCAAGCAGAATGCGAGCCCTGGTCGGTGTTATCGCTCTTTGGCGACAGCACGTTTGTTggccaagcgacatcgcttgtTGGCGCATAGACAGCGACACTGAATGATCTGTAATTGTGTGAATGAGCGAACCGTTTAGGCGAAGAATTCAAAAATAGCGCTCTCGATGACTTGTTACATCATCCTTCATAATATATCTACGACTTTGTTATTTTGTCTAATTTTTCCTTAATTAACTTAGTCATCAAAAcgacataaaattattttgcttttataaaatacCCACTTTGGTTTCCAATTAACACTTCGCTAAGGAAGAAATCGTATATCAATGAAAGTAGAGTAAGGCTGCATAGATATATTGTCCTAGACACAGGATGAGGTTAGGCTAAGAAGTCGATCGTTACTCaaatctcacttggacagcttggAACGGCGGTCcatttctaatatatttgattATAAGACTCTCATGAATCCACAAAGCCCTTTGAGCCTATCATAAATTTGTTAAGGCGGATAATGTCAGTTTCGTTTACATTCCCTGGTTCGCCGAAAGTAAGGCTActgagatgtttcaacctcaatCTTGCAAAAATCGGACGATAGCGAAAAAAGTTCCCGGATGATTCTCACCTCACTTTCTTCCATATAACTTTGACAAATTACCCCATAATTCTCTATTGAACAATGTCCAGTAATAACTTCTACATTTGTAGCTTTGTTAAAGGAAAGTATTTCAATAGATCCTCTGGCGAAAAGGAACTTGCAGTCGCTGAGAAGTTGGTCGTCAATGAACGCGCGCTCAGAGC
The sequence above is drawn from the Bactrocera tryoni isolate S06 chromosome 1, CSIRO_BtryS06_freeze2, whole genome shotgun sequence genome and encodes:
- the LOC120782765 gene encoding uncharacterized protein LOC120782765, which translates into the protein MHLKIYFLLSIIVSLQLLTARAYIHQPHRKNVKRMIPSLYTDFSLANEVGDSGGSGGSDSGSGSNSGAAEKCKNEMSAGSAKQKATNIAQKAAKEAKAASDAQQAAGEAASMQVKAQLAEKAIAAAKAAEAALAGKQQIVQQLQNEVREAEAVVQEQSTSLQDAQQNVNAAMQAAQNAAQQLKTLTKAVVMAQTNVGNAEQAAQGAQQEQAEKTQLFDAAKTRVEQLLGQLNAARNDYAKTKEAAMKAAAAAHEAKQNASPGRCYRSLATARLLAKRHRLLAHRQRH
- the LOC120782576 gene encoding mediator of RNA polymerase II transcription subunit 15-like, coding for MNWFCIFLLIYLTAHSAVGQHCYNKRRMHHRNARHMLQNMYAELMPGEGGSGGSEGNKDDECKKSGVTSGNPKQKATNIAQKAAKEAKAASDAQAAAGEAASQQVKAQLAEKAVAAAKAAEAALAGKQQIVQQLQQEVREAEAVVQEQSSSLQNAQQNVNAAMQAAQNAAQQLKTLTKAVSMAQVNVGNAEQAAQGAQQDLAEKTQLMEAAKSRVEQLLRQLSSARNDYGKTKEAAMKAAAAAHEAKQNANPGNRCGRSSPGNRMMAKRHLRLAQRQRH
- the LOC120782728 gene encoding chromosome partition protein Smc-like, yielding MRSIILLLVLLNCQFFIAQSFDNNRIQEQHRKMKRMLPRLYSQYSEDSEARGEQEGGANRSEGECKQNSMMAGNAKQKATSIAQKAAQEAKAASEAQQAAGEAAALQVKAQLAEKAMQAAKAAEAALAGKQQIVQQLQQEVREAEAVVQEESSSLQNAQQNVNAAVSSAQQAQSQLKTLTKAVQTAQANVGNAEQAATGAQQEFAEKTQLVEAAKMRVEQLLRQLSSARQDFNKTKDAAMKAAAAAHEAKVNASPTGRCRRMMRVPRKRRLAVAPQAKQ